In a genomic window of Bacteroidota bacterium:
- a CDS encoding YeeE/YedE thiosulfate transporter family protein, which yields MLDVLSQPWPWYIAGPLIGLMVPALYIFAGKAFGISSSLRHACAAVLPSKAAYFNYNWRQKGLWNLIMALGIVIGGFIATTLLANPNPIALSDATITDLSALGLTNFNGLVPAEIFNWQNLLTPVGFLMLVLGGFLVGFGARYAGGCTSGHAITGLSNLQKASLFATLGFFIGGLLVTHFVYPILF from the coding sequence ATGCTCGATGTCCTCTCTCAACCCTGGCCCTGGTATATTGCCGGCCCCCTGATTGGCCTCATGGTACCGGCGCTATACATATTTGCCGGCAAAGCGTTTGGAATTTCATCCAGTTTGCGCCACGCCTGCGCCGCCGTGCTTCCCAGTAAAGCAGCATACTTCAACTACAACTGGCGCCAAAAAGGGTTATGGAATCTGATTATGGCGCTGGGCATTGTGATTGGTGGCTTTATCGCGACCACCCTGCTTGCCAATCCTAACCCCATTGCCCTGTCTGATGCCACCATTACAGATTTGTCTGCACTCGGCCTTACCAATTTTAACGGACTGGTGCCCGCTGAGATTTTCAACTGGCAAAACCTGCTGACGCCGGTTGGCTTTTTGATGCTTGTGCTGGGCGGCTTTCTCGTTGGCTTTGGTGCACGGTATGCTGGCGGTTGTACGTCTGGCCATGCAATCACCGGCTTGTCCAATTTACAGAAAGCGTCCCTGTTTGCAACGCTCGGCTTCTTCATTGGGGGCTTGCTGGTTACGCACTTTGTTTACCCTATCCTCTTTTAA
- a CDS encoding DUF6691 family protein: MTTESTTTEAPVLRATGMLMYLAMGIVFGIILTKSEVISWFRIQEMFRFQSFHMYGVIGSAVLVGAVSTLLIKRFDVKTLSGDPIEINDKPYQRGYNQWFGGTTFGLGWALTGACPGPLYALLGGGVSVIAVVLFCAALGALAYGYLKPSLPH; the protein is encoded by the coding sequence ATGACTACTGAATCAACCACAACGGAAGCCCCGGTGCTTCGTGCCACCGGCATGTTGATGTACCTCGCCATGGGCATTGTCTTTGGCATCATCCTCACCAAGAGTGAAGTGATTTCCTGGTTTCGCATCCAGGAGATGTTTCGTTTCCAAAGTTTTCACATGTACGGTGTGATCGGCAGTGCGGTGCTGGTTGGCGCCGTGTCAACCCTGCTGATCAAGCGTTTCGATGTCAAAACGTTGTCTGGTGACCCTATCGAGATTAACGACAAGCCGTATCAACGCGGGTACAATCAATGGTTTGGCGGCACAACGTTCGGCCTCGGCTGGGCACTCACTGGTGCGTGCCCTGGGCCCCTGTATGCTTTATTGGGCGGCGGCGTGTCTGTCATTGCTGTTGTTTTGTTTTGTGCGGCATTGGGTGCGCTGGCTTACGGCTATCTCAAGCCGTCTCTCCCCCATTAG
- a CDS encoding MBL fold metallo-hydrolase, with product MYFRQVFEPRLAQYAYIIGCQRTGEAIVFDPQRDIQRYIDIASKEGLKITAVAETHIHADFLSGARAFADAHNVALYLSDEGDEDWKYTWAKQAGYNFHPLKHGDMFRIGNIGFQVLHTPGHTPEHICFLVTDFGGGADEPMGIVSGDFVFVGDLGRPDLLETAAGVQGAQDASAARLYDSVKQFLTLQDHLQIWPGHGAGSACGKALGAVPMSTVGYEKQFNAAIQFAHEGRAPFVNAILDGQPEPPLYFGRMKRENKEGPAVLPAIPIPRQIPIATLMDAAAADDTAILDLRTNRSAFMQQHVPKALFAPLNNSFPTVAGSYIRPNEAVYLVVKSSADVREAVDNLVRIGIDNIAGYTLAQELASASNLSQIREIAITDLDISGRANNAVLDVRRKAEFDEGHIPEAINIAHTRLLDRLDELSEDTTYFVHCKSGGRAALASAMLKRAGHDVVYVNGLYAEWAKHNREEADQSLAA from the coding sequence ATGTATTTCCGACAAGTATTTGAACCCAGACTCGCACAGTACGCCTACATTATTGGATGCCAGCGTACAGGCGAAGCGATCGTTTTTGACCCACAGCGGGACATTCAGCGCTACATCGACATAGCTTCGAAAGAAGGATTGAAGATCACTGCTGTAGCTGAAACCCATATCCATGCTGATTTCCTGTCGGGTGCACGCGCATTTGCAGACGCCCACAATGTTGCCCTGTATCTGTCCGATGAAGGCGACGAAGATTGGAAATATACCTGGGCAAAACAGGCTGGATACAACTTTCATCCGTTAAAACACGGTGATATGTTCAGGATTGGCAACATTGGCTTCCAGGTCCTGCACACCCCTGGTCATACGCCGGAGCATATTTGCTTCCTTGTAACCGATTTTGGTGGCGGTGCTGATGAGCCGATGGGCATCGTGTCTGGCGACTTCGTATTTGTTGGAGATCTGGGCCGGCCTGATTTGCTGGAAACAGCCGCCGGCGTGCAAGGCGCACAAGATGCGTCAGCTGCCCGACTGTACGATTCTGTAAAACAATTTTTAACCCTGCAGGACCACTTGCAGATTTGGCCCGGACACGGAGCAGGCAGTGCATGTGGTAAAGCATTGGGCGCCGTGCCGATGTCTACCGTTGGGTATGAAAAGCAGTTTAATGCTGCTATTCAGTTCGCCCATGAAGGCCGCGCACCCTTTGTAAATGCCATCCTTGACGGACAGCCTGAACCTCCGCTCTATTTCGGACGCATGAAACGGGAAAACAAAGAAGGGCCGGCGGTTCTTCCGGCAATCCCGATACCCCGGCAAATACCAATTGCAACGCTAATGGATGCAGCGGCGGCAGACGATACGGCTATCCTGGACCTCCGCACTAACCGATCTGCATTTATGCAGCAACATGTGCCGAAGGCCTTGTTTGCACCCCTCAATAATTCTTTCCCTACCGTCGCCGGCTCGTATATCAGGCCCAATGAGGCGGTATACCTTGTGGTAAAATCTTCAGCAGACGTACGCGAAGCGGTAGACAACCTGGTGCGTATCGGGATTGACAACATCGCCGGCTACACGCTTGCACAAGAGCTTGCCTCTGCATCAAATTTGTCTCAGATCCGGGAAATTGCGATTACGGACCTCGACATTTCCGGACGCGCAAACAATGCCGTGCTAGATGTACGTCGCAAAGCCGAGTTCGATGAAGGTCACATCCCAGAGGCCATCAACATTGCGCATACACGCCTGCTCGACCGGCTGGATGAGCTTTCCGAAGACACAACATATTTCGTGCACTGCAAAAGTGGCGGACGAGCAGCACTGGCCAGTGCCATGCTGAAGCGAGCCGGCCACGATGTCGTTTATGTAAACGGATTGTACGCTGAATGGGCAAAACACAATAGAGAAGAAGCTGACCAGTCGCTGGCAGCCTGA
- the sulP gene encoding sulfate permease, whose amino-acid sequence MSAWYRKYNKTDAGGDLLAGLTVGIMLIPQGMAYAMLAGMPPIHGLYASLLPLVVYAFLGTSRQLSAGTVAIDSLLVVFALRSFATPGTDHYIQIAFMFAAMVGLIHIAFSIGRMGFLVNLLSRPVILGFISAAATIIGFSQLSNIMGLSFPRAERIIIVLIEAGRNIADTHILSLGIGLAGIVLLLSLKRFIPKFPAALLAVGLSILATWYFRLDQYGVRILGDIPTGLPGLVIPIFDLNLAGQLFVSALTLALIQFTNVVSLGKYYASINNHSINPNRELFAIGMANLVGSFFQSYAVSGGFSRSAVNNEAGARTPMANLVAATLVALTLLFLTPIFYYLPVPILASIIMVAAFGMINISGIRNLYKMKRSDGHLALMTFIVTLVLGLQKGILIGIAASVVVVMYRISRPNVAVLGNLPGTRSFRDVEIFEEAKLIAGILILRVDASFSYANADYLKELIVHICDLPKNTDIHSVIIDASAANDLDTTAVEALFSVVEQLDEREIGLYFTGVHGSVSGVIRRSGLEKRLGEDHFFLSPYRAVQHIQCEKGISQISEREIIQAASLTGSLPAPVTNPD is encoded by the coding sequence ATGTCTGCATGGTATCGGAAGTATAACAAGACGGATGCCGGCGGCGACTTGCTCGCCGGACTCACCGTGGGGATCATGCTGATCCCGCAGGGGATGGCGTATGCCATGCTCGCGGGGATGCCCCCCATCCACGGTCTGTATGCCTCCCTCCTCCCCCTCGTAGTTTACGCCTTCCTCGGTACCTCCCGCCAGCTCTCAGCAGGCACGGTTGCTATTGACAGCTTGCTGGTGGTTTTTGCGCTCCGCAGTTTTGCAACCCCGGGCACGGATCACTATATCCAGATCGCGTTTATGTTTGCCGCCATGGTCGGCCTGATCCATATTGCGTTCTCGATAGGGCGGATGGGGTTTCTGGTTAACCTGTTGTCGCGGCCTGTCATCCTGGGTTTTATTTCTGCCGCAGCTACCATTATAGGCTTCAGCCAGCTGTCCAATATCATGGGACTCTCCTTCCCGCGAGCAGAACGCATCATTATTGTACTGATCGAAGCCGGCCGCAATATAGCAGATACCCACATACTCTCGCTTGGCATCGGCCTCGCCGGCATTGTGCTACTCCTGTCCCTGAAGCGGTTTATTCCAAAATTTCCAGCGGCCCTGCTGGCAGTAGGGCTCAGCATTCTGGCTACCTGGTATTTCAGGTTGGACCAGTATGGCGTGCGTATTCTTGGCGACATCCCAACAGGGCTACCGGGGCTCGTTATTCCGATTTTCGACCTCAATCTTGCGGGCCAGCTGTTTGTGAGTGCGCTCACCCTTGCCCTTATCCAGTTTACCAATGTGGTATCGCTCGGCAAGTACTATGCGTCCATCAACAACCACAGTATCAATCCGAACAGGGAGCTGTTTGCCATTGGTATGGCAAACCTCGTCGGGAGTTTTTTCCAGAGTTATGCCGTTTCCGGTGGTTTTTCGCGCTCAGCGGTTAACAACGAAGCTGGTGCACGGACGCCCATGGCAAACCTGGTAGCCGCTACCCTCGTTGCCTTGACACTCCTCTTTCTTACACCAATTTTCTACTACTTGCCCGTCCCGATCCTTGCATCCATCATTATGGTAGCCGCTTTTGGTATGATCAACATCTCCGGGATTCGCAACCTCTACAAGATGAAACGCAGCGATGGACACCTTGCCCTTATGACTTTTATTGTCACGCTGGTGCTTGGACTGCAAAAAGGTATTCTCATTGGTATTGCTGCCTCGGTTGTCGTAGTGATGTACCGGATTAGCAGACCCAACGTCGCTGTCCTGGGCAATCTCCCGGGCACACGTTCTTTTAGAGATGTAGAGATTTTTGAAGAGGCCAAATTGATTGCCGGCATCCTCATCCTCCGCGTTGACGCCTCTTTCTCTTATGCCAATGCAGATTACCTGAAAGAACTCATTGTTCATATCTGCGATTTGCCAAAGAATACGGATATCCACTCCGTTATTATCGATGCCAGTGCAGCCAATGACCTCGACACCACCGCTGTTGAGGCGCTGTTCTCTGTTGTAGAGCAACTGGATGAGCGTGAGATTGGTCTGTACTTTACTGGTGTGCACGGCTCGGTGAGTGGCGTAATCAGGCGATCAGGATTGGAAAAGCGTCTTGGAGAGGACCATTTCTTCCTCAGTCCTTACCGGGCTGTGCAGCACATACAGTGCGAAAAGGGCATTTCGCAGATCAGCGAACGTGAAATAATTCAGGCAGCCAGCCTGACCGGGTCGCTGCCGGCGCCTGTTACGAACCCTGATTAA
- a CDS encoding GntR family transcriptional regulator, with the protein MLASGKPRHEQISNWIRERIDGGVYAPNDQLLSENQICEQFGVSRITVRRALQTLESEGLIFRRQGLGAFVADNRVSQDMVRLTSFVEDMQQAGLAATSVIVSHDTVPCPDAIAEKLNLSSGKKVVVLERLRLGNGEPIAFDRTWLPAFYGQLLEGSDLENETIYRVLEEDYEIEVLRGHYRLGAVNADRFLAEQLHVREGLALFLIERTSMTTHDKPVYFQRRYYRTDKVSYELELVRDGEKGKHNSMPLREFAPKFNQGS; encoded by the coding sequence ATGCTTGCGTCGGGAAAACCACGGCATGAACAGATTAGCAACTGGATTCGAGAGCGAATCGATGGCGGTGTCTATGCGCCTAACGACCAGCTTTTGTCTGAAAACCAGATTTGTGAGCAGTTTGGCGTGAGCCGGATTACGGTTAGGCGAGCGTTGCAGACCTTGGAAAGTGAAGGTTTGATATTTCGCCGGCAGGGATTGGGGGCATTTGTTGCTGACAATCGCGTTTCGCAGGACATGGTGCGCCTCACCAGTTTTGTGGAGGACATGCAACAGGCTGGTCTTGCGGCCACTTCCGTAATTGTGTCGCACGATACGGTACCTTGTCCGGATGCGATAGCGGAAAAGCTCAACCTGTCATCTGGAAAAAAGGTCGTCGTGTTGGAGCGCTTGCGTTTGGGCAACGGTGAACCTATCGCATTTGACCGCACCTGGTTGCCGGCGTTTTACGGGCAGTTACTCGAAGGATCAGACCTGGAAAATGAAACGATTTATCGGGTCCTCGAAGAAGACTACGAAATTGAGGTACTGCGTGGTCACTATAGACTCGGGGCTGTAAATGCCGATCGTTTTCTGGCTGAGCAGCTTCATGTGCGCGAAGGGCTTGCGCTTTTTCTCATCGAACGGACTTCCATGACAACCCACGACAAGCCCGTCTATTTTCAGCGCCGGTATTATAGAACGGATAAAGTGTCTTACGAGCTCGAACTGGTTCGTGATGGTGAGAAAGGCAAACACAACAGCATGCCGTTGCGCGAGTTTGCCCCCAAATTTAATCAGGGTTCGTAA